A genomic stretch from Glaciecola nitratireducens FR1064 includes:
- a CDS encoding error-prone DNA polymerase gives MKTGLYMATLSKSNRHVGFAELVCQTNFSFLHGASHPQEMVRQAYFLQYKAIAITDECSMAGIVRAYAEISQHHLPIKMIVGSKFIFNDNTIVLLCPNKAAYSECCRIITNARRRANKGEYELSEWDLKSIKHCLCIWLPSGDETRDHDWARWLTKHYVGRVWLGIKRWLTANEYQYISHCETLAEQFHFEIIATSCALMHDPNRQALQHCQHAIREGKLIKELGRDALSNQEACLRPLNKLANLYPQEWLENSVSVAKLCTFDLSELSYQYPAEILPAKYTPSEYLRVLVEQGIQKRFLNGVSESIRATIEKELKLIHEQAYEYFFLTIYDVVQFAKAKNILYQGRGSAANSIVCYCLEITAVDPRQISVLFERFISKERNEPPDIDVDFEHERREEIIQYIYSKYGRERTAIAATVVCYRFKSALREVGKVIGVNATDLDYFIKNVNRRDRDLSWQSQLTELGIDPDSQNGKHFIHLVEQLIGFPRHLSQHVGGFVISAGPLYEMVPIENASMQDRTVIQWDKDDLETLKLLKVDVLALGMLTAIRKSFDLIKQHYQHDYTIPFITALPDDPQVFKQIQKADTVGVFQIESRAQMSMLPRLKPKKYYDLVVQIAIVRPGPIQGDMVHPYLLRRDGKEQVEYPSPEVQSVLERTMGVPIFQEQVIQLAMVAAGFTGGEADGLRRAMASWKKNGDLYKFKQKLTDGMTQRGYSHDYAMRLFEQICGFGEYGFPESHSASFAVLAYVSAWLKHYYPEAFYVGLLNSLPMGFYSPSQIIQDAKQHQVKILGFCVNKSGYDHSLQRLIANAAVNDEPVSTSKLSIRMGLRLIKGLKSDSVNTVIKYRPVGGYKSIDQIRQLGLPSSCLQALASANAFSSMADNRYQARWELMDSVMELPLFSQHTSANDNYAKQPSLFDNLVEDYASTGLSIDLHPIALLSQANLLPKFYLANTLRDVPHQTLVSVIGVVTGKQSPGTAAGVTFITLEDHTGNINVVVWQSSAREQKKVYMNAKILQIKGILERGDGDVVHIIAGRLIDQTHLLSKLDTKSREFR, from the coding sequence ATGAAAACTGGTTTGTACATGGCTACTTTATCTAAATCGAATCGGCACGTTGGCTTTGCTGAACTAGTTTGCCAAACCAATTTTTCATTTTTACATGGGGCGTCACACCCTCAGGAAATGGTGCGCCAAGCTTATTTTTTGCAGTACAAAGCAATCGCTATTACCGATGAATGTTCGATGGCGGGTATTGTGCGGGCCTATGCTGAAATATCTCAGCATCACTTGCCAATTAAAATGATCGTTGGCAGTAAATTTATTTTCAACGACAATACTATTGTACTGCTGTGCCCTAACAAAGCAGCTTATAGTGAGTGTTGCCGGATCATCACTAATGCACGACGACGCGCAAATAAAGGCGAATACGAACTGAGCGAATGGGATTTGAAATCCATTAAACATTGCTTATGTATTTGGCTTCCCAGTGGCGATGAAACCAGAGATCACGATTGGGCACGCTGGCTAACTAAACATTATGTAGGGCGGGTATGGCTTGGCATTAAACGCTGGTTAACCGCTAATGAGTATCAATACATTAGCCATTGCGAAACACTCGCCGAGCAATTTCACTTTGAGATTATCGCCACCTCTTGCGCACTCATGCACGATCCAAATCGGCAAGCTTTACAACACTGTCAACACGCTATTCGCGAGGGTAAATTAATTAAAGAGTTAGGTCGTGACGCGCTCTCTAATCAAGAAGCTTGCCTGCGTCCTCTGAATAAACTGGCTAATTTATATCCTCAAGAATGGCTCGAAAATTCGGTATCGGTTGCCAAGCTATGCACTTTCGATTTATCTGAACTGTCCTATCAATACCCTGCAGAGATACTGCCAGCCAAATATACACCATCGGAGTATTTACGCGTATTAGTTGAACAAGGTATTCAAAAACGCTTTTTAAACGGCGTTAGTGAAAGCATTCGCGCTACCATAGAAAAAGAACTAAAACTCATTCACGAACAAGCCTATGAGTATTTTTTCTTAACCATCTATGATGTGGTTCAATTTGCTAAGGCAAAAAATATTCTTTATCAAGGACGGGGGTCGGCAGCTAATTCTATTGTGTGTTATTGCTTAGAAATTACGGCTGTAGATCCGCGCCAAATTAGCGTGCTGTTCGAGCGCTTTATTTCTAAAGAGCGAAATGAGCCGCCCGATATTGATGTCGATTTTGAACACGAGCGGCGTGAAGAAATCATTCAATATATCTATTCGAAATACGGTCGCGAGCGCACGGCCATTGCAGCAACCGTTGTATGCTATCGCTTTAAAAGTGCGTTGCGTGAAGTAGGTAAGGTCATAGGCGTGAATGCTACCGACCTTGATTATTTCATCAAGAACGTTAATCGTCGTGATCGGGATCTAAGCTGGCAGTCTCAATTGACCGAACTGGGTATCGACCCTGATTCACAAAACGGCAAACACTTTATTCACCTAGTAGAACAGCTCATCGGTTTTCCAAGGCATTTGTCGCAGCACGTCGGTGGCTTTGTCATTTCAGCAGGACCGCTTTATGAAATGGTGCCGATTGAAAACGCATCGATGCAGGATCGTACCGTCATTCAATGGGACAAAGATGATTTAGAAACCCTCAAATTATTAAAAGTAGATGTGCTAGCTTTAGGTATGCTAACCGCTATCCGCAAAAGCTTTGATTTAATAAAGCAGCATTATCAGCACGACTACACTATTCCCTTTATTACCGCCCTGCCTGATGACCCTCAGGTGTTTAAACAAATTCAGAAGGCAGATACCGTCGGTGTTTTTCAAATTGAATCGCGCGCACAAATGAGTATGTTGCCGCGCTTAAAACCCAAAAAATATTATGATTTAGTAGTACAAATAGCCATTGTTCGCCCTGGCCCTATTCAAGGCGACATGGTGCATCCTTATTTGTTACGTCGAGATGGAAAAGAACAAGTTGAATATCCCTCGCCGGAAGTCCAAAGCGTGCTCGAACGCACAATGGGCGTACCTATTTTTCAAGAGCAAGTTATTCAGTTAGCCATGGTTGCTGCCGGATTTACTGGCGGTGAAGCCGATGGGCTAAGAAGAGCTATGGCCAGTTGGAAAAAGAATGGCGACCTATATAAATTTAAACAGAAGCTAACCGACGGCATGACTCAAAGAGGATATAGTCACGACTATGCTATGCGCCTTTTTGAGCAAATTTGTGGTTTTGGCGAATATGGATTTCCAGAGTCACACTCAGCCTCATTTGCTGTACTTGCTTACGTATCAGCTTGGTTAAAGCATTATTATCCCGAAGCCTTTTATGTTGGCTTACTTAATAGTTTGCCTATGGGGTTTTACTCGCCTTCGCAAATTATTCAGGATGCCAAGCAGCATCAGGTGAAAATACTTGGGTTTTGCGTGAATAAGTCAGGCTATGACCACAGCTTACAGCGTTTAATAGCAAACGCAGCTGTTAACGATGAACCTGTAAGTACGAGCAAATTATCTATTCGAATGGGCTTGCGCTTAATTAAAGGACTAAAATCAGACTCAGTGAATACGGTCATCAAGTATCGACCTGTAGGAGGTTATAAAAGCATTGATCAAATACGTCAATTAGGATTGCCATCGTCCTGTTTGCAAGCTTTAGCGAGTGCGAATGCTTTTTCGAGTATGGCGGATAATCGCTATCAAGCACGTTGGGAGTTAATGGACTCCGTAATGGAATTACCGTTATTTTCCCAACATACTTCTGCTAACGATAATTACGCGAAACAACCTTCGTTATTTGACAATTTAGTTGAGGACTACGCCAGCACGGGCCTTTCCATCGATTTACATCCTATTGCTTTGCTCAGTCAAGCAAACTTGCTTCCCAAATTTTACTTAGCAAATACACTGAGAGATGTACCGCATCAAACTTTAGTAAGCGTGATTGGTGTAGTTACCGGCAAGCAGAGTCCAGGTACAGCCGCAGGAGTTACTTTTATTACCTTAGAAGACCATACCGGAAATATTAATGTTGTCGTCTGGCAGTCATCTGCGAGAGAACAAAAGAAGGTTTATATGAACGCTAAAATACTGCAAATAAAAGGTATTTTGGAAAGAGGTGACGGTGATGTTGTGCATATTATTGCAGGCAGGCTTATTGACCAAACTCATCTGCTTTCAAAATTAGATACTAAATCTAGGGAGTTTCGGTAA
- a CDS encoding Y-family DNA polymerase: MQFDTSSLWIYLYLPNLQLNIQQAHAEQLSAANKQAKTQETAAQIVYHPKLNQVLQLNAQAQKLGIKKGMGLASASIICSHLVVSEYKETIAVQALQELANQLYLVTSDIVIDEPSGLFLRAQNMLRLYGNLTQYWQVIQEVINKQGYDVYYASAYSVNVAKLIAKHEQRYMGDDKKQIQQQLQQCSLLLTDIDKKDIEKLQRIGIKNIADLFDQPLSAFASRVSKFSLQIMSELRGESAAKLRFYQPPQRYEHYLELLYDVELTARLLPVIRKCLDALEAYLLVRNGLALSIHITLFQREHEPITQVINSALPIYKSAHWLDIIALRFEHLALSSGVYGITIRCEKIEQADGCESDFFSEKSTHVAAMTLLSRLKAKLGEQQVKLMQYHDDYRPECCTQLSAKAVDNEAHKAIHTTRNSATKPHFLDRPGFLLRAPIPLNAKVSIIDGPERIASGWWDNHEVQRDYFLAESHQGQQMWIFRTLDENWFVHGYFI, translated from the coding sequence ATGCAATTTGATACCTCTTCATTGTGGATATATTTATATCTGCCTAATTTACAGCTCAATATTCAGCAAGCGCATGCCGAACAGCTCAGCGCTGCCAATAAGCAAGCTAAAACTCAAGAGACAGCAGCTCAAATTGTTTATCATCCAAAATTGAACCAAGTATTACAATTAAATGCGCAAGCTCAAAAACTAGGTATAAAGAAAGGAATGGGGTTAGCTAGCGCCAGTATTATATGCAGCCACTTAGTGGTGAGTGAGTATAAAGAAACAATAGCAGTACAAGCGCTACAGGAGCTCGCTAATCAACTTTACCTCGTTACCTCTGACATTGTTATTGATGAGCCCTCTGGTTTGTTTTTACGCGCGCAAAATATGCTGCGCTTATACGGAAATTTAACGCAGTACTGGCAAGTTATTCAGGAGGTTATCAATAAACAAGGTTACGATGTTTATTACGCTAGCGCTTATTCAGTGAATGTCGCCAAGCTCATTGCTAAGCATGAACAACGCTATATGGGTGATGACAAAAAACAAATTCAGCAGCAGTTGCAGCAGTGCTCGTTGTTACTTACCGATATTGATAAAAAGGATATCGAAAAACTACAGCGTATTGGCATTAAAAATATTGCCGACCTATTCGACCAACCTCTGTCAGCGTTCGCCAGTAGAGTGTCTAAATTTAGTTTACAAATTATGTCAGAGCTGCGTGGCGAATCGGCGGCAAAATTACGTTTCTATCAGCCGCCACAGCGCTACGAACACTACCTTGAGCTGCTATATGATGTTGAGCTTACAGCTAGGCTATTGCCTGTTATTCGAAAATGTCTAGATGCATTAGAGGCTTATCTATTGGTGCGTAATGGTCTAGCGCTAAGTATTCATATCACATTATTTCAACGCGAACATGAACCCATTACTCAAGTGATCAATAGTGCTTTGCCTATTTATAAAAGCGCACATTGGTTGGATATTATTGCGCTGCGCTTTGAGCATCTAGCGTTAAGCTCAGGGGTTTATGGAATTACTATTCGATGCGAAAAAATAGAGCAAGCCGACGGTTGTGAAAGTGATTTTTTTAGTGAAAAGTCGACGCACGTTGCCGCTATGACACTGCTATCACGTTTAAAAGCCAAACTAGGTGAACAACAAGTGAAGCTGATGCAATATCACGATGATTATCGTCCTGAATGTTGTACTCAGTTGTCAGCTAAAGCTGTTGATAATGAGGCTCATAAAGCTATCCATACAACCCGCAATAGCGCTACAAAACCGCATTTTTTGGATCGTCCCGGCTTTTTACTCAGAGCCCCTATCCCACTTAATGCAAAGGTCAGCATTATTGATGGCCCTGAACGTATCGCTTCAGGTTGGTGGGACAATCATGAAGTTCAGCGTGATTATTTTCTAGCCGAAAGTCACCAAGGCCAGCAAATGTGGATATTTAGAACTTTAGATGAAAACTGGTTTGTACATGGCTACTTTATCTAA
- the imuA gene encoding translesion DNA synthesis-associated protein ImuA — translation MKSLLHDLQKKQLVWTAADLDQHKERVATGYKQLDEALNGGFPQSGLIHITSTMGCGELRLVIPAIVSRQHENRLYAFIAPPHLLNAEFLIAEGIQLEQVLLIQAETPEQALWSAEQCAKSGACSAVFIWQPALQQIQAKKLELAALKGDCLSFFFADAKQQADNLPVSLSLSIQRQSSKVTICVNKQKVGWPIPAFSVKVPFKAKLGSPMRYRSKPKLSHNVVAFNANN, via the coding sequence ATGAAATCTCTTCTACATGATTTACAGAAAAAACAACTTGTGTGGACTGCAGCGGATCTCGACCAACATAAGGAACGTGTTGCTACAGGTTATAAACAGCTTGATGAAGCCCTTAATGGTGGCTTTCCACAGTCCGGTCTCATACACATCACTTCAACAATGGGGTGTGGTGAACTGCGTTTGGTTATCCCTGCAATAGTTAGCAGGCAGCACGAAAATCGTTTATATGCTTTTATTGCACCACCACACTTACTCAATGCTGAATTTTTAATAGCAGAAGGTATTCAACTTGAGCAGGTACTACTTATTCAAGCTGAGACACCTGAACAAGCACTTTGGAGCGCCGAACAATGTGCAAAAAGTGGCGCTTGCAGTGCCGTTTTTATTTGGCAGCCCGCGCTTCAACAAATACAGGCTAAAAAATTAGAACTGGCGGCTTTAAAAGGCGATTGCTTGAGTTTTTTCTTCGCTGATGCAAAACAACAAGCTGACAATCTACCCGTCAGCCTATCGCTGTCCATCCAGCGCCAAAGTAGTAAAGTAACGATTTGTGTCAATAAGCAAAAAGTAGGTTGGCCGATACCTGCTTTCAGCGTCAAAGTACCTTTTAAAGCCAAACTTGGTTCACCTATGCGCTATCGCTCAAAACCGAAGCTTTCTCACAATGTCGTTGCCTTTAACGCTAACAATTAA
- a CDS encoding YdgA family protein encodes MKKIIISVAAIAVVGLVAPKFTGAGINEGLDNFIANVNTAPGYTATIESRETSWFSSAAVVKVGIDPAMFADLDLAPSDMQNFEELSANINVTAQHGPFLTLNGLGLGLSAWKAEVDESVLREYLSYADDERFYSVAGQVSLFGGLSFEDTMPKFTVIAQDGGDEAITVSGWNGKGTASSSGATYAGATDLVTVSADGVTFEMKSMSLKSSIEGDWTAAMKGDFYNSTSQFGITSISLDMPMLDTKASLDKLIVDVKTEKSEDGKLMDMDINYAVESIEAPTFSGRDLIVKSEINNLERAFFKAYQEASANPAQMEQAMADIIETKLLPQLQASPEFNLTEMSGKVADGNFSGKIMTKVTGVNSLPEPLEDPAFWASKTVVDSKLTLDKAMALWVGEQVVISQIQADPNAAGMTNEEIKAIAAEQVEGMIGMFAQQGMITVNADGEYEMTFTMQDGQAMLNGKPMPLPF; translated from the coding sequence ATGAAAAAAATTATAATTTCAGTAGCTGCAATTGCTGTTGTTGGGCTCGTTGCTCCAAAGTTTACTGGCGCTGGCATCAATGAAGGCTTAGACAACTTCATTGCTAACGTAAATACAGCTCCTGGCTACACAGCGACTATTGAGAGTCGTGAAACAAGCTGGTTCTCAAGTGCTGCCGTTGTTAAGGTTGGAATAGACCCCGCTATGTTTGCTGACTTAGATTTAGCCCCTTCTGACATGCAAAATTTCGAAGAGTTGTCGGCAAATATCAATGTAACAGCGCAACATGGGCCGTTTCTTACACTTAACGGTTTAGGCCTAGGTTTATCTGCTTGGAAAGCTGAAGTTGACGAGTCTGTATTGCGTGAATACCTAAGCTATGCTGATGATGAACGGTTTTATAGCGTAGCAGGTCAAGTTAGTTTATTTGGTGGTCTTAGCTTTGAAGATACAATGCCAAAATTCACGGTCATTGCGCAGGATGGCGGCGACGAAGCGATTACTGTTAGCGGTTGGAACGGTAAAGGTACAGCATCTTCTAGCGGTGCAACTTATGCTGGTGCTACCGATTTAGTCACCGTGAGTGCTGATGGCGTTACTTTTGAAATGAAATCGATGAGTCTCAAATCATCAATCGAAGGCGATTGGACCGCAGCAATGAAAGGTGATTTCTACAACTCCACTAGTCAATTTGGGATTACTTCAATTAGTCTTGATATGCCAATGCTAGATACAAAAGCAAGCCTCGACAAACTGATTGTTGATGTAAAAACAGAGAAAAGTGAAGACGGTAAGTTAATGGATATGGATATAAACTATGCCGTTGAATCTATTGAAGCACCTACGTTTTCTGGTCGTGATTTGATCGTTAAATCTGAAATCAACAATTTAGAAAGGGCTTTTTTCAAAGCATATCAAGAGGCATCAGCTAATCCTGCACAAATGGAACAGGCAATGGCTGACATAATTGAAACTAAGTTGTTACCTCAATTACAGGCTTCGCCGGAATTTAACCTTACAGAAATGTCGGGTAAAGTTGCGGACGGTAACTTTTCAGGCAAAATAATGACAAAAGTCACCGGTGTTAACAGTTTGCCAGAGCCACTCGAAGATCCTGCTTTTTGGGCTTCAAAGACCGTTGTGGATTCAAAGTTAACACTGGATAAAGCAATGGCACTTTGGGTTGGCGAACAGGTTGTGATTAGCCAAATTCAAGCAGATCCAAACGCTGCTGGCATGACGAATGAAGAAATTAAAGCCATCGCTGCCGAGCAAGTCGAAGGTATGATTGGTATGTTTGCACAACAAGGCATGATCACAGTGAATGCTGATGGCGAATATGAAATGACCTTCACTATGCAAGACGGCCAAGCAATGCTGAATGGTAAGCCTATGCCACTTCCTTTCTAA
- a CDS encoding DUF885 domain-containing protein, whose protein sequence is MKKRFYSIALAVSVALAVGACGSTTPPTVEQASTKTEMLQNQASAQLIKLLDDIWQYELSTSPGMAKSRGQKPKRALSDISIAALNSEAMQYQTFLTALEEVDTAQLTDSENITLLMQKYRIQNYVDMHKFKEYRVPITSEYGFHSGLGRQASNTSIKNAEQLKDYMMLLSEMPDHFSQQIAYMQEGMQVGQVQPKVVLRGYEESVLAFIAQTPDESPFYQAFEKMPEELKTAQNMQAAEAAIAKVSESYQQFYDFLTNDYIPMAKQDISVKTWPAGEAFYQNRIKYYTTTDMTAEEIHQLGLSEVARIRAEMQTIVDELEFDGNINQFIEFLRTDPRFYAQTPEDLLITASYIAKKMDAQLPKLFKKLPRTPYGVAPVPESIAPKYTTGRYVSPSSDDQPGYYWVNTYALDKRPLYALPALTLHEAVPGHHLQISLAAEMTELPEVRRSTYISAFGEGWGLYSEYLGLEVGIYTDPYDNFGRLSYEMWRACRLVVDTGMHMFGWSRDKALNYMLENTALSEHNVRTEIDRYISWPAQALSYKIGEIKIKQLRAEAEERLGDKFDVREFHDAVLAHGSVPLFVLEQNIQRFIEQKSTPVKGN, encoded by the coding sequence ATGAAAAAGCGATTTTATTCGATTGCATTGGCGGTATCTGTAGCATTGGCTGTTGGCGCTTGTGGTTCAACAACGCCGCCAACAGTAGAGCAAGCATCAACTAAAACTGAAATGCTACAAAACCAAGCTTCGGCTCAATTAATCAAGCTGCTGGACGATATTTGGCAATACGAATTATCAACCTCACCCGGTATGGCAAAGTCGAGAGGACAAAAACCCAAAAGAGCACTTAGTGACATCAGTATAGCAGCGCTAAATAGCGAAGCCATGCAGTACCAAACTTTCTTAACAGCCTTAGAGGAAGTAGATACCGCACAGTTAACTGATTCTGAAAATATCACCTTGCTCATGCAAAAATATCGTATTCAAAATTACGTCGATATGCACAAATTTAAAGAGTATCGAGTACCAATTACATCAGAATATGGTTTTCATAGTGGCTTAGGCCGTCAAGCTAGCAATACCAGTATTAAAAATGCGGAACAACTTAAAGATTACATGATGCTGCTAAGCGAAATGCCCGATCATTTTTCGCAACAAATAGCTTACATGCAAGAAGGTATGCAAGTAGGCCAGGTTCAACCCAAAGTTGTACTTAGAGGATATGAAGAGTCGGTGCTCGCCTTTATTGCGCAAACACCTGACGAAAGTCCGTTTTATCAGGCTTTTGAAAAGATGCCTGAGGAGTTAAAAACAGCTCAAAACATGCAGGCTGCAGAGGCCGCAATTGCTAAAGTTAGTGAGAGCTATCAGCAATTTTACGACTTTCTAACAAATGACTATATTCCAATGGCTAAGCAGGATATTTCGGTAAAAACGTGGCCAGCGGGTGAAGCTTTTTATCAAAACCGAATTAAGTATTACACCACTACCGATATGACCGCTGAGGAAATCCATCAGCTTGGTTTGTCGGAGGTGGCACGGATCCGTGCAGAAATGCAGACCATTGTTGATGAATTAGAGTTTGACGGCAATATTAATCAGTTCATTGAGTTTTTACGCACTGACCCGCGCTTTTATGCACAAACACCTGAAGATTTACTCATAACGGCGTCGTACATCGCTAAGAAAATGGACGCGCAATTGCCCAAGCTATTTAAAAAACTACCACGGACGCCATATGGTGTAGCACCTGTGCCTGAAAGCATCGCGCCTAAGTACACGACTGGACGATACGTATCACCAAGCAGTGACGACCAACCAGGTTACTATTGGGTAAACACCTATGCGCTCGACAAACGTCCGCTATATGCGCTGCCCGCTTTAACCCTGCATGAAGCAGTTCCTGGTCATCATTTACAAATATCCTTAGCTGCAGAAATGACCGAATTGCCGGAAGTTAGGCGCTCAACCTATATTTCAGCCTTTGGAGAAGGCTGGGGTTTATATTCAGAATACTTAGGGTTAGAGGTAGGTATTTATACTGATCCGTATGATAATTTTGGTCGCTTAAGCTATGAAATGTGGCGCGCCTGTCGCCTAGTCGTAGACACAGGTATGCATATGTTTGGCTGGAGTCGCGATAAAGCCCTGAATTATATGCTAGAAAACACCGCGCTTTCCGAGCACAACGTGCGTACAGAAATTGACCGATATATTTCGTGGCCGGCACAAGCCCTGTCATACAAAATTGGCGAAATCAAAATTAAACAACTGCGTGCAGAGGCGGAAGAGCGTTTAGGTGACAAGTTTGATGTACGTGAATTTCATGACGCAGTATTAGCGCATGGCTCAGTTCCTTTGTTTGTGCTTGAGCAAAATATTCAACGTTTTATCGAGCAAAAAAGCACACCCGTTAAAGGTAACTAA
- a CDS encoding MBL fold metallo-hydrolase, which produces MIYPVLFLVIVALSGCQSANTDTMNNSVKSKESPKKGHYTSDGFKNLYVEDNDKNFFDFLEMRFLSDEKWADHASLADQVPIQAVDVERLHAKSNMPPESDQPLVTWLGHSMFLVQHNKLTLLTDPIFSDRASPLSFAGPKRYVKHAMDYAELPDIDIVVISHNHYDHLDNETIEQLAARSASQESPIRFYVPLGLKAHLSNEGVNPNEVTEMDWWSKALVKNAFSTAEIQALPSQHWSARGLSDRLQTLWASWSINFGDFTVWFAGDTGYNDIQFKQIGDTLGKVDLALIPIGGYAPRWFMQKYHINPNEAVKIHEDVNAMKSIGMHWGTFPLTAEEPGEPVKVLAQEKLAKGMSEGSFISLSIGESIVIEQ; this is translated from the coding sequence ATGATTTACCCAGTGTTATTTCTAGTAATTGTTGCATTATCTGGTTGTCAGAGTGCCAATACAGATACAATGAACAATAGTGTTAAAAGTAAAGAAAGCCCGAAAAAAGGACATTACACTAGCGATGGCTTTAAAAATTTGTATGTTGAAGATAACGATAAAAATTTTTTCGACTTCTTAGAGATGCGATTTTTAAGTGACGAAAAATGGGCGGATCATGCATCTTTAGCAGACCAAGTTCCAATTCAAGCTGTCGATGTAGAGAGACTCCACGCAAAAAGTAATATGCCGCCTGAAAGTGATCAGCCTTTAGTCACTTGGTTAGGTCACTCTATGTTTTTAGTGCAACATAATAAACTCACTTTATTGACCGATCCTATATTCAGTGACCGTGCTTCACCGCTGTCATTCGCTGGCCCAAAACGCTATGTAAAACATGCGATGGATTATGCTGAACTTCCAGACATAGATATTGTGGTTATTAGTCACAATCACTACGACCACTTAGATAACGAGACGATTGAGCAGCTAGCCGCGCGTTCCGCCTCGCAAGAATCACCTATTCGATTCTATGTTCCTTTAGGCTTAAAAGCGCACTTAAGCAATGAAGGCGTTAACCCAAACGAAGTAACAGAGATGGATTGGTGGAGTAAAGCGCTTGTTAAAAACGCATTTTCGACGGCTGAAATTCAGGCTCTTCCCAGCCAGCATTGGTCAGCGCGGGGGCTATCTGACAGGTTACAAACATTATGGGCAAGTTGGTCAATTAACTTTGGTGACTTTACTGTTTGGTTTGCAGGCGACACTGGCTACAACGATATTCAGTTTAAGCAAATTGGTGATACTTTAGGCAAAGTAGACTTAGCGCTAATTCCGATTGGTGGCTATGCACCAAGATGGTTTATGCAGAAGTACCACATAAATCCTAATGAAGCAGTAAAGATTCATGAAGACGTTAATGCTATGAAGTCGATTGGAATGCACTGGGGAACTTTTCCTTTAACGGCAGAAGAACCAGGTGAACCCGTCAAGGTATTAGCCCAAGAAAAATTAGCGAAAGGGATGAGCGAGGGCAGTTTCATTTCACTGTCTATTGGTGAAAGTATCGTCATCGAGCAGTGA
- a CDS encoding TetR/AcrR family transcriptional regulator: protein MPKQAQYDLPEILTYAVDIFTEQGYAKASMEEIIARTQFNRRAFYIEFKSKQSFLHAVLKHYIEHQLSACQDSLIARTDSGTQAIYDYFNAYHELISQQGCLLVNCISELGRNDPEVQSIARHYYDALQLCFIGCLERAQKHQQIRSKINVESVALQLTCFTQGFAISSILQGGEDDVIIAMRELMSSVEI, encoded by the coding sequence ATGCCGAAGCAAGCTCAATATGATTTACCCGAAATACTGACGTATGCCGTTGATATTTTCACAGAGCAAGGGTATGCAAAAGCGTCGATGGAAGAAATAATTGCGCGAACACAGTTTAATAGGCGTGCGTTTTATATAGAGTTCAAAAGCAAACAAAGCTTTTTACATGCAGTACTTAAGCACTATATTGAGCACCAACTGTCGGCTTGTCAGGACAGTTTAATTGCTCGGACAGACTCTGGCACTCAAGCTATTTATGATTATTTCAACGCATATCACGAACTTATATCTCAGCAGGGGTGCCTGCTAGTAAACTGTATTAGCGAGCTCGGTAGAAATGATCCAGAAGTACAGTCTATTGCACGCCATTATTATGATGCACTGCAGCTGTGTTTCATTGGCTGTTTAGAAAGAGCACAAAAACATCAGCAAATTCGATCTAAAATTAACGTTGAATCAGTCGCACTGCAGCTCACTTGTTTCACACAAGGATTTGCAATATCAAGCATTCTTCAAGGCGGTGAAGACGATGTGATTATCGCTATGCGCGAACTAATGTCGAGTGTAGAAATATGA